Sequence from the Mytilus galloprovincialis chromosome 10, xbMytGall1.hap1.1, whole genome shotgun sequence genome:
ATATACGATTTTATGGAGTGATATATTTGTAGCACCATTGTCAAATACAGGATATTCAATTGGAACAGTAGTGGGAGCTGCTGTTGGTAGTGTTCTATGTAGTGTTTTTGTACTCGTgtttatcttttggtttttacggagacacagaaaaaataaaacttctaaACCGTCAAGTAAGTGTTAGCATTTTAATTTTAGTACTAGTTTGCATTAAGTGTAATTATACAAACAAATGATCTGCGATCAATACAAAGTTATTTAGTCTGTCATTAGACAAATTTTCACACCTTAAGTCGTTGATTGGGCAAAATGAACAGAAGGCAATCATcatcttaaaagtaaaatatctAAACAACAAGAATCTGTTAAAAAAATTATCCTCTTTTGATCTAGATCAGTTTCATCAAATATAAATGCAATACAAACCAgccaaaaataacatattttttttacattatatcggtatattaacaatgattaagtaacaacaaatatttatcaagtaACATCATTATAGATTAAAATTCTTACAGTGAACACAATTAACCATACAGTATCTGCTGGTATCACTCTATGCTTGTTAACATTCAAATATTGGTGTCTGTATTAAAAAAACTGTCGTATAAACATCAACAATTGATTTACTTTTTCATAACCTAAAATGtaatgcaacaaaaaaaaaacgataacaaaCATGTTATGTAACATacccagtacttcggtactggcatgaaaatacggatttttttgtgttattaaaatttgcagttacaaaaaaattataaattattataaactaaggaatgtatctccctcatgcaaagctctgattcctttcacggatttggctatacttgttGGACCTTtaggattatagctcttcatctttatataaactttggatttcaaatattttggccacgagcatcactgaagagacatgtattgtggaaatgtgcatctggtgcaagaaaattggtaccgttaattttattatgtaagtgttgctTCCACCTATACTTTTGCGTTCACTtgtcaatacaaaaaaaaagagatgatGAATAAGAACCACGAATaccaaaagtttaaaataattataataagaaGAAGAAGACAAAAAGTATTTATCTTGATTGGTCCTGATTTTTTGTGTGAAATATCGAATTATCGATTTAAATGAATTGTTGGCGTATTTTCTGgaattgttttttacattttcgaCATTGTTTTAACAGATTCAAAAGATAAACGTGAAGAGTCAAAATTGTAAGTAGAAAGTTCCTTCAGGCCTAGTATTTGCTGGTGatttatttcattaaacaaaTGATCGTGTATCAAATTTTTAAATTAGAGATTTGGATGTAAATACCATAATTTATTACACTGCAAAGTTATATGAAATTAAGTCTACTGCACATAATTGTCATAGTGGACAAATGCCTTATCATTGACTACAACGTAATAAATGAAATGCAAAGTATGACGATTTGAGGAGAGATAGGCTTCAAATGATGACAGAAAAGATACCATATGAACAGACGGTAAACCTTTCCTATAGAAAAAAGACTTAATATCAACAACACTGTCATATATTCTAGGTTTGAGCATAATATCTTGAAATCGAATTCAATTTCTACCCACCATGTGTGCATTTAGAGAAATGTATTGTCAGCAGTGGTCTTTGAATTACTTTTAGACAATATCAAATGTAGGAATTATCACTTTACCAAACCTTACAATTATCTGAAAATATTTAAGCCACACGGAAGAGAATACCAAAACCATTAATTTAGTAAGCATCAAAAGCCATAAatcagataaaacaaaacaagatCATATACTTTTAGATTAACAGTACCTAGTactacattttataaataacacAATAAATAAAGTAATATCCACAACCTTGAAGTTTATTATCTTTTCAGTGGAGACCAGTACGAAGACTTAGGAATGGACAATGTATCATCTTACCAAGATCTTGGAGCAAAAGACAGTCCAAATGTATATGAACAGATTGGCCGAGTACATACCATAgaaaaacattatgaaaatatgatACCTTAAAAGTATTTTGACCTTCTTtgcatgaatattattatttgtaaCAAATTTCATCTTGCACTTCGCATGTTCATTCACAAACCGTCATACCATTGAATTAAATTATTTAGCGCGTTTATTAAGTACACAACATTAAAcatcataacaaaaaaaacagtatgAGAAATATCAACACAAACAACACAAaaggaaattaataaaaacagAGAACATTCTGAACAAACAAGACATAAAGAGAAGaatcaatacaaacaaaatatattgagAACATCCAACAAAAACAAGACAATATGAGAATACTCAATAACAAGACAATTAATATGCGATTACTCATTACTCAATAACAAGACAATATGAGAATAACTGTCGATTCGTTATAATTGGAGGAGcattattatcttttaatttcTTGGATACACGTGAACCACAgtataaaaaaatcatagtttgTTTTCATATATGTGTATACCATGTGGTTTTTTCTAAACAATTGGTGTTGCTAATACAGTAACGATTCGTTTATTCATTCAACAAACATTACACTGCCTTTGGGGAAAAAGCAGATTTAGAGGATTATAACAACCACTTGTATTATGGAACCACACAGCAAAGTAACAACAATATTCCAAAAGGACATTCGAACCATgatatataagttttgaaactTTGCGAGATATTTATTCAGTGCTAATTTCCGTAATGAACTAGACTTTCagatataaaattatttgacaGGACGGTACTATTGCTTTTAATTGCTTACAGCTACCTTATTTGGCAATTTGGGGAAATTCATGCAATTGTTAATAtgatcacatctccttattttcctAATCAATCAATAGAGATGATGGGTATACACCGAATAGATATATTGTTGGTTTTTCTTCTTATCTGTTATTGATTCAATCACCATGTTATACTGATATCTCTGATGAGTTCAATTGCATAGTTGAGCAAAAATTTATATGTCTCTATACCTGCATGCACATATCATTGTGTACCTGCTTTGTTTGTAGAATAAACTAAAAGtaataaagtattttaaattaactatctttattgtttataaaattcagttaaaaaatataaaatcacaatCACTAGTTCGACAGACCAATTATGAATTCAAGATaagaaatttttttaacatttatatttcaataaaaaaggaGAGATAACAAACAGTTTTCTTGGTTTCTCTAAATCGACTGAATGCAATATAAACTGGGATTCATCTATTTCAGACACGAACTTCTTAAAAATaaccaccaaaaactttaacatggtTGACAGTGAGGACATTGTCCTCACTTCTAAGTTTATAGCTGAAATATTCCATTACAACATTTAAGAAAATACATAACCGAAAAAGGAAAGTCAACTATTCATGCATGCTAACGTTAAACATATGTGTACTGCTTTGTATGTAATTCATGATTCCTCTCTATCAAGAAACTCTTCAACATTTGCCATACGCCTGTCATACAAATGAATGAGTTACCTAGTTGTAAAACCATGAAGATTCAatataccattttctacatcagcaaattcctgtaccaagtaagaaatATGACAATTGTGTGATGTGTATGATTGGCACTCACACTGCATCTTTCCTTTTTGAGTTCGGTTTTTTATTACTTTACTTTTTtgaaagaataataatgaatctactgCACTAACAACCTGAGATTTAAAACAATACGGTGATTTTTTATGGTATATACCAACAATGCTGCAGATGAACAGTTGTAAGAATTAGTGTTCCGATTATAAACGTGGAAGctagaagaagaaaaaaggtCGATAATTGTCTACTCGCTTCGACAAACATGATGACTGAAACAACTTTTGATCAAATCTTGCTCAATTGAggagaaacaaaattaaatagcaaaaaaacatcaaatttcTTACAAAAAGAAATCAAGTAACAAAACAACATCAATCTAAATCAAGAGTGTAAAAGGTAATAGGAGACGAAAAATCATCCGCAACACTAGTCTGTTGCTTTCCCAgcggaaaaaaatgaaataatacaacATTGAAATGCATTGACTGACTGACTAACGTATGTACAAGAAGTCAGGAATACTTATGACATGTCTTTGGTATTAAGCATATCGGTGAAAGATCATttgattaaaatatgttaaataaaaaaagataaattcacAAACATTCTGCACTAAGAGCAATACTCGAAATATAAAGTCCCGTATCAAATGCCAATATCAAAAGCATAgtcacatctaacgaatggataacaactgtcatattactgacttggtacatgcattttcttatgtagaaaattgtggataaaacctggttttataacaagctaaacctctcacaatCAACTACTGTGACTATTTCAACTAAAGGAATTTTTTTAATTCGTTCAATCAAATGCAAGATAAGGTAGCCAAATCGAACACCATCAGTCGATGTCAATGATAAATTGCTGCATATTCGATTATAATGTGCGAACACccacaaaaaatgaaatttattctTTCATTTGACGAAGATCATTCTCGTTTATTCCACTGCAAAACGTTTGAGAAAATTCTGCTTActcttcaggagcacctgagaacaCCTCAAATTTTTGATGGAGTTCGTATCGTATTTtgttcagttttctatgttgggtcttGTATACTTTTatctgtctttttgtctttttctgttctagtcatggcgttgtcagttgatttAAGATCTATATAAGTTTGACTATTCCTCTGGTATCGTTCACCTCTATTTCAAATCTCTGATAATTTTTGACAGTATATTCTTGGTGATTTGCGTCTGGAttatgatttggaaaaagggaaatTGCTATGCATAGGTTTCAGTACTCTTTGTTTTCAAGTTCTCTCTGATCCACTGAACAAGTGTTATGATTTACGATATGATCCAAAACATCgttgttatattataaaaacaacGTAAAATTATAGAGGATAATAGTCGTTGCGTTTAGTTCATACATAGAGACCAATTTGTTACAACGTATTGCCGATAACACAACTGTCAATCAATGGTGTGTTCACCATATCCCGAAATGATAACTGGATCGATAATCTGTTCATTTCTCTGATTTACCTAAAAGAGTAAACGCGGAGAATAACTTTTGTTTTTTCGTggaataattatttttgtttatttcggGGGTTCTTATGAATTTTCCAGTTACATAAAGTACAAATTGTCTAAATATCGTTTGCATTTTTTCCCcaaaacaatgaaacaaatatcCACGTAAATGaaatctttagttttgatacacgAATATAAACGAACTCGCCGTATTTGCTGTACGAAAACGTATACTTGTTTAACACAAAAACACCTACTATAATATATTCGAGTGCAAACAATATTTAAAGTCAAGCTGCTTCTGTTTCATTCCTTTCTAGATTTTCATATACACACTCATAAGTAATAAATCATAAGATTGCATATCATTCTTGATTTGTAACGCTATAAAACTGCACATTAAAGAAAACTATCACAAAGTCGTATTCAAATGTACGTAATATATAATTCTTCTCACACGATTCAGTTGGTACAacgtatattaaaaattaaataatacttactacatttaaaattttaaaagaagacAATTGAATTCAATTGAGTCTTTATGcactaaattatatttattatatgcaatgtaaacaagcGTTTTACATTCAACAATTAATGACCTCGATGCGTAGATAAACTTGTTCTATTCAATACTTTTTGTGATAGTTGAATAGATTTTTCTGCAATGTTCGGCTAATAAAATGCATTAGGAAGTTTGTCATATATACATcagatatataaatatgtttacctGATTTAAGCCTTTGCAATATGACATGTATAGTCAATTCTTGCTAAACATACCGCTTTTTCaacagtttatatttattatgCATCGGCAGAACATCGTGATGACTTTCTAGATCAAAGTAAGAGatattgtttttgataaattaatAACACAGAGGGGTAGTCATACTTTCCAACAGTACATCTtttaaaggtatcaaaagttataTGTCCGAtagttgttttcttttgttttgtatacAAATACGACATTCTGTATTCCTATCAACAGTTATTGTTGCATATGTGTTGTTTATCATCAGCTGTTTTTGTTGTATGTTAATACTTGTGAAGGTACTATATACGCAACCGCAAACTAATTAACTGTATTCGAAGCAATCCCTCGATCAAATATTAATGGTTACAGCAACAACGTTAAGGGGAACTTATGCTAAAATATCACTTCATGAACTTGGTTTCTTCGATTGCGTTTTCATTATCGCTTACATTATTTTAACAAACTCTACACACATCTTTtgacaaaaaattgtaaaattcctAGCAAAACAAAGGCCTATGATGTCCTTTTTAATAATTATTGACGAATTAATACTCACGTGGTTTTTGAATCTTTCAAGACTGCAGACACcaacggcaatacttttttttctttttgggggAAATAAAGGCACCAATAGCTGTACGaaagtcatgaatcgattgagaAAGAAACAAATCCGAGttccaaactaaaactgagggaaacacatcaaatataagggGAGAACTAttacacaacagaaacacaacactgaaatgttacacagaaacgaactataatataacaattgccattttcctgactcggtacaaaacatttaagaaaaaaatgatgggttgaacctggttttgtggctaaccAAACCTCCCGCCATTATGGAAATGTTAAATTTAACagtaaaattacaacattacatgatagaacaatgaaaattacaatacttattaatataaaattgtggtagtaattagaaACACCTGAAATGTTTATCGATGTGATATTGATTTCCAAATAAAGTTCGTAAGTAATCAGAATTAAGTATATCTTTTACTGGTTGCATACAACTATTTCTTTGTTGCTGAGGAATATTctcttttttcccttttttttctttattgagaTTTTTTGTAGCATTAAGTGTCTTTATTCTATTCCTTTATTACAGATCTAGACACAAAACGATTAAGAGCCGTTCATAAGTTATCTAGGCTTGGTATAACTTGATAGCCGTATTCTTCCTCTTATACATAATACgtctgttgggttttttttttcagaatatatATCAAAACTTATTCATAAGGTATAATGTGTACATCTTTTTGCATAACCGTCTAAGTGAAAACATGAATATTGCATTTAATTAAACGAAGTCACTTCACATAAAAGAATCAGTTTTCAACCGTTTGATGAAAAGAATTTTCTGAATGatcttgttttgaaaataaattcacCTGTATTGATATAATATAAACGGTTTTGAAgatgatttttcaaaattataaacctACTTATAATGTTTGTTAGTAAGGAGTACTTCCCTATTCTTATCGAAATTATCTTGTAAAATGTCCAGACAATATATCCCCCATACGGTGAGTAATTTTTtgatataataatgataataattggTTGTTCGAACAGGAGTTTGTAAAAATTGATTGTATAcaaatttgtgtatttttgtaGATTTGTCTGATCTGTTTACTGTGTATTACGTGTGAATCAACAGTTAGAGATATTCTATGTTCTTTCGATAATTTTGACAATTGTATAAAGTATGGTAATGCAAAGTGTGATACAAACAATTGTCGGTGTATGGATAATTACTATGATGATGGATCAACCTGTCAGAAAAGTaagttttgtataaatattgTACACGATACATATTTCTCTTTCTGAAAATGAACATGTTTAACCTACATGATATCTGGTGTTTTACTTTCTATATTATAATCTAATATTGGAGTTAAGTCCGTTTTGAAATGAGTAGCTTTGGTACACTGTACAAATGAATATAACACATGATCAAAATATGAAGCAATCTACTTTATTTGGATATATAACTGACAAATTTGAGTTTATTTCTTTTAAAGTTGTTGTGATCCATACATATAAAATCAATTGTTTCTAATTATCCATAATGTAGCCATATTGTTTCCAGGCTGATGATAATGATATTTCCATACTCAGCATTTAAAATGTATTATTAGCGTATGACTTACAATACATTACAACTTGTATATCTAACACAGTTATATGTGTACAAGAACAGGCAACCAATacagatctaaaaaaaaacaaaaaaataaatattacagaatggttatttgtctttatttaggATTTAAACGATTACTTTGTTGTTCAAAAAGATATTCGATAAAGAATAGATAGAAGTAATCTACGGCGGTTCCATAGTATTACTTCAATTGACAAGTAACAAAATAAGGCAAAATTCTAATCAAGGTATCAAAATTAAACCGAGgacacacatcaactataaaaggaaaacaacacaACAACAGACACACTTAGATAcagcaaaaacaaacaacaacatgcatagattgattgattgttggttgcttaatgtcctgTGGCGAATTCAACATATAGAGAGACGGACTTTAGATAACAGTAcaaataactcatcatagataccgggattaaaatttaatatttaagccacacgcacgtttcgtctaaaaaaggctcagcagtgacgctcgaatcaaaaatgttaaaagaccaaataaagtgcgaagttgaagagcattgaggaccaaaacttcctttaagttttgccaaatacagctaaggtagtctattcctGAGGTGATAAAGCCttagtatttgaaaaattaaaaatgttgttaacagttaatttatagttttgaacatatcaatgataatgcaagtcaacacagaagtgctgactactgggctggtgataaaatcggggaaataaatcttcactagcagtggcatcgaccgagtggttgtaaataaactcatcatagatactcaatacagtacaaacaaacggaaagcaaagcatttagagcaaatctgctgtaaataaaattgttcattataaTTAGGTCAAGagatatctacaaataagtcaacatgaccaaagtggtAAATTGACGccttaagaagttattgtcctttatagaatttatttaatttttgtaaatttgtgcaaaatattttccactgtcacttctgggccaagttcattataagtagagataattgtaagtagcaagattgtttagtaaagtaagatctacaaacgcaTCATCAAcaccaaaaaacaattttgtcaagaATCCTTCTGTGTCCGTtgcttaatatgcacatagaccaggGTGATCgatacaggctctttagagcctatagtttattattatttttttacttttttcttttagtATACATAATTAAGGCCTATAGAAAGATGAATGTCTAGAATTTTCAACCATATGAGATTGTTTTTTCATGAATTAATCCGGAGTAAAATAAACTAGTCaggttgaaaatttaaaatatgcacCGTTTAGAAAAGGCTACATCTCTTTTTAATAATAACGAAATAATAACGAAGGAATATTAGAAAGGCCTTTTGTTAAGCATGAACATACATTTTAAAGAAGCTGTTGCACATGTCATACTGTAATGCATATTGTCAAAAGGTCAGGTAGTTAGTTTGTGTCTTAAAATGCgtcatttgtacattttttacaACCAATGACGACTTTTTCtagaaaatattgaaaagaacTAAAAACAACATCtctgtggaaagaccttttggATTTATtctgattatatatattttttttaacttttttttcttgcGCAGCGTTATTGTTTTAACAAGATGTCACTTTGAAATTTGGTATTTTATATCGAAAAAGAACATTCAGAATAGTAATACTTTTCTAATAATAGTTAGCAAAGGTAACAGGCTTATCGCTTGATAcgccagacatgcgtttcgtctacataagacacatcagtgacgctcagatgaaaatagTTAGACTAAATAGCTAAActcaaatcaaaacagttggAAAAATAAAAAGCACAAAGCACCGAAAATTCTTCATCATTATGCCAATTTTGGTAATGGTAATTTGTGTATCAAGGGAAGAAAACTTTAGTGTTTTAAATGATTTAACACTTTACAGATATAAAGTTTATCCAAAAGTATCAAATATTGCTTGTTCTTTACCACTGGGGACACACTTCAAACAGTAGTACCACACCGACCTTATTTTTATACAAACTAGACATTTAATTTGGTACGACGGATTCGTGTTTGATATATATCAGTTAAGACAGCTAGATTGCCAAATCAAATATGTAAACCTCAGATTTGTGTACGGCGTCAAATCTGTGTCCGTTTCTCAAATATATGCTCCATCGCGGCGTCAATCGCTAATCAATGCCCGTAAAAAGTTATTCGGCCTCAAATATGTGTCCGATTGTTAAGCGTGACGTCATTCGCAAATACGTGTCCGTTAAAAAAGATAAGACCTCACAtctgtgttatattttaaatctttttacagTTTGTGTCGCAATGCGCAAATTTATGTCCGTCTACTAAGTTCGGCCTTAcaggttttttgttttatttactaaGTAGTCATTTCCCATAATTCAATATTCTAATGGCAAATTTTAGCGCATACACACAAGCTGTTTATAAGGGTGGACTGGTTGATTACACGGTATTGACGCAATAACATGCGTAACCTCATACATTTAGATTCTTGATCATAAAAGTAAAGCgataaaaactttttttaccaTTCTGTCCGAAAACGGCACTTTCGATTCGTCAACAAGTTTTATTTGCTCCCCGATTTTGATGTTCTGTTTTGGCCTTCGCAATCTGTACAATGTGAGGCATATCCACCCATACCCCTTGTGGATTTAGAATCTTTGAAATATCTTTGTTCCGCTTATTTGATACAATGTATCACTCATTTGGAATAGTGTCCTGCTGCGCCATCATTCCTTTTATGCAGTGACTTCATATACTAGATGaagttttgttatgttttacgtCGATGAAAGGACATAGATTAGAGCAAAACATCGCCATAGGTTTGAGTACATAAAGGACTTAGATTTGGAACGTCTATGACGCAATATTAAAAAAGACATAGATTCGAGgccggacatagatttgaggctaCAAATATAATATCGAAAAAAAGTGAGAacagaaaattccaaaatgttttatcaaaaacagcaaaaaaaaaattcactgacAGAGTAAAATAACCAAACCATAACATGTTTCATCCATATCCTGCTCTATTtgctttttcattttcatatttcactGGTTTGTGGTTAACGATGCATGCACTGTTATGTAAAAGGAGTAATGCTTTTAATTGTCATGATCCTGAACCAACTTGTGCCTGTAGTATACAACAGTACTGCAGAAATACAAACTGTTACCAAAgtaagttgtttttctttttatcaattaaaatcTGATTTTTCGATGCTTTAAACAATCCTTATAAATATCCTTTGGTTTAAGTTTTTCCAATTTATGTATTTGAAAATACGtgtttataaacatatatattaattcAGTAATTGACTTTATAGAAGATAAACTTGCATTACACATTTACTATTTATTTGTTATCTCTGTGATTTGATTGCAGAAAAAGGTCTTGGTCAGACATGCAGTTCTGGAATAGAGTGTTTGAATCAATTTTCATGCACAAGTGGGATTTGTCAATGTGCTACTCTTCAGTATTGGACAGGATCAACTTGTGTTGCAAGTAAGTTAAATTTCGGATTGGCAATTGCTAATTTTAtgcttatttttatgtatataacctgttctttcaaaattaaattaaagtgacttttcaatttaattgaaataaaaagaaaactagtataaaggtcatttatatttgaaaacatcGTGTGTctgtattttcatttgtgttttaaattcCTGTTATAGTTTAATATAAGAGAAGCATACCAATGAGTTTGTACTCCTAAAAGACGATGTACCAGTCTATGTACTTTTTCGGTAAAACGAGGGTTCATAGCTCGATTAAAAATTACAGTAAAAAGCAAAATTGCAATTAGAAGCAATGCATTTACAATACTATATTTACAGAAAAGAGTATTGATGTAAACTGTAATGCTGATAATGAATGTATAAATCCCTTGCAATGTACAGCTGAGACCTGTCAATGTGCTATGAATCAGTACTGGACTGGTTCTACTTGTTCTGCAGGTATTTAATCCTATTATTTACAGATTTAAATAAAACGTACGTATATAATTGACAAATGATTTTGTTtactaaaataataaaacaattcctACTGTTTCTAGATTTCGTATAAACGGTTGTGTTGATAAATTCATGGATGATTCATTTTCATATACCTGTATCTTTATTTCTTCAAAGACTAACAATCTAGTGTCGGTAATAATGTCACTTATTCTCATTAAACGATGAAAGTCACCCACCAAGTTGTATAATCTTGTTGTTGCAGTTTGTTTACTTGTATTGTTTTGACAGACAAAATTCTCAATAAAACATTTCTTAATCATTCACTATGATTAAGTGTTTCTggtattggtttttgttttgttatttctatCGCTGTTTAAATTCAAAAGTTAAAGGGATAGTAAATACGAATTTGACAAACTTATGATCAAGTTTTTTAAAGCTTCTAAAAtcaaatatatgtaataaaaaataacaataagatCGCTAGGGTGTTTTTATAAGCTAAAAAAGTGTTGATAATTGACAATTCAAATCATGTTTCGTGCCTTTTCGTGCCT
This genomic interval carries:
- the LOC143048856 gene encoding uncharacterized protein LOC143048856, with product MVQQFYYITPDRYYKVELYAANILNQHGEKLQKIYFASSTNKAPLSNTGYSIGTVVGAAVGSVLCSVFVLVFIFWFLRRHRKNKTSKPSNSKDKREESKFGDQYEDLGMDNVSSYQDLGAKDSPNVYEQIGRVHTIEKHYENMIP